A single genomic interval of Nocardioides palaemonis harbors:
- the ruvA gene encoding Holliday junction branch migration protein RuvA, which yields MIAFVRGEVAAVTLTSAVLEVGGVGLELMCTPGTLATLRVGREARLPTSMVVREDSLTVFGFLDEDEKQVFEIAQTASGVGPKVAQAIVAVMSPDDVRRAIAAEDVKALTRVPGIGQKGAQRIILELKDRIGPPTGGAHAVAAPHAGEPWRAQVQQGLVGLGWSTKESEKAVDAVADQAGATPDVGALLRAALRTLSKA from the coding sequence ATGATCGCCTTCGTCCGCGGCGAGGTCGCCGCCGTCACGCTCACCAGTGCCGTCCTCGAGGTCGGCGGCGTCGGCCTCGAGCTGATGTGCACCCCCGGCACCCTCGCCACCCTGCGCGTGGGTCGCGAGGCGCGGCTGCCCACCAGCATGGTGGTGCGCGAGGACAGCCTCACGGTCTTCGGCTTCCTCGACGAGGACGAGAAGCAGGTGTTCGAGATCGCCCAGACCGCGTCAGGCGTCGGGCCCAAGGTCGCCCAGGCGATCGTCGCGGTGATGAGCCCCGACGACGTACGCCGGGCGATCGCGGCCGAGGACGTCAAGGCCTTGACCCGCGTGCCCGGGATCGGCCAGAAGGGCGCCCAGCGGATCATCCTCGAGCTCAAGGACCGGATCGGCCCGCCGACCGGCGGCGCGCACGCGGTGGCGGCGCCGCACGCGGGGGAGCCGTGGCGCGCGCAGGTCCAGCAGGGCCTCGTCGGCCTCGGCTGGTCGACCAAGGAGTCGGAGAAGGCGGTCGACGCCGTCGCCGACCAGGCCGGCGCCACCCCCGACGTCGGCGCGCTGCTGCGCGCGGCGCTGCGCACCCTGAGCAAGGCCTGA
- the ruvB gene encoding Holliday junction branch migration DNA helicase RuvB, with protein MQRLTDAEADGDERAVEAALRPKTLDEVVGQARVRDQLGLVLEAARRRGRAPDHVLLSGPPGLGKTTLAMIIAAEMGTPLRLTSGPAITHAGDLAAILSGLNEGDVLFVDEIHRMSRPAEEMLYMAMEDFRVDVVIGKGPGATAIPLEIPPFTLVGATTRAGLLPGPLRDRFGFTAHLEFYEPDELDRIVHRSAGLLGVHLTSEGSGEIASRSRGTPRIANRLLRRVRDYAQVRADGVLSLPVARAALDLFEVDESGLDRLDRAVLDVLCRRFGGGPVGVSTLAVAVGEERETVEEVAEPFLVRMGMLARTPRGRIATPAAWHHLGLTPPALPTVDSTLFDDV; from the coding sequence CTGCAGCGCCTCACCGACGCGGAGGCCGACGGCGACGAGCGCGCGGTCGAGGCGGCGCTGCGGCCCAAGACCCTCGACGAGGTCGTCGGGCAGGCGCGGGTGCGCGACCAGCTCGGCCTGGTGCTCGAGGCGGCCCGGCGCCGCGGGCGGGCGCCCGACCACGTGCTGCTCTCCGGCCCTCCCGGTCTGGGCAAGACGACGCTCGCGATGATCATCGCCGCCGAGATGGGCACCCCGCTGCGGCTCACCAGCGGCCCCGCCATCACCCACGCCGGCGACCTCGCCGCGATCCTGTCGGGGCTCAACGAGGGCGACGTCCTCTTCGTCGACGAGATCCACCGGATGTCGCGCCCGGCCGAGGAGATGCTCTACATGGCCATGGAGGACTTCCGGGTCGACGTGGTCATCGGCAAGGGCCCGGGCGCCACCGCGATCCCGCTGGAGATCCCGCCCTTCACCCTGGTCGGCGCCACCACGCGCGCCGGCCTGCTGCCCGGGCCGCTGCGCGACCGGTTCGGCTTCACCGCCCACCTCGAGTTCTACGAGCCCGACGAGCTCGACCGGATCGTGCACCGCTCCGCGGGGCTGCTCGGCGTGCACCTCACCTCCGAGGGGTCCGGCGAGATCGCCTCCCGCTCCCGCGGCACCCCGCGCATCGCCAACCGGCTGCTGCGACGGGTGCGCGACTACGCCCAGGTGCGGGCCGACGGCGTCCTCTCGCTGCCGGTCGCGCGGGCCGCGCTCGACCTCTTCGAGGTCGACGAGTCCGGCCTCGACCGGCTCGACCGGGCGGTCCTCGACGTCCTCTGCCGGCGCTTCGGCGGCGGTCCGGTCGGCGTCTCGACGCTCGCGGTCGCCGTCGGTGAGGAGCGCGAGACGGTGGAGGAGGTCGCGGAGCCGTTCCTCGTGCGGATGGGCATGCTCGCCCGTACGCCCCGGGGACGGATCGCCACCCCGGCCGCGTGGCACCACCTCGGTCTGACGCCGCCCGCGCTCCCGACCGTCGACTCCACGCTCTTCGACGACGTGTGA
- the yajC gene encoding preprotein translocase subunit YajC translates to MNDLAALLPLVAIVALFWFMVIRPQQRRQREVVSLQNSIQVGQRVMMSSGVFGTVVSLTDDRARLEIAPGTQIEIARAAIAKIDEPVIGEPGEPGDA, encoded by the coding sequence GTGAACGACCTCGCCGCCCTCCTGCCCCTGGTGGCCATCGTGGCCCTCTTCTGGTTCATGGTGATCCGCCCGCAGCAGCGCCGCCAGCGTGAGGTGGTCTCGCTGCAGAACAGCATCCAGGTCGGCCAGCGCGTGATGATGTCGTCCGGCGTCTTCGGCACCGTCGTCTCGCTCACCGACGACCGCGCCCGCCTCGAGATCGCCCCCGGCACCCAGATCGAGATCGCCCGCGCCGCGATCGCGAAGATCGACGAGCCGGTGATCGGCGAGCCCGGCGAGCCCGGCGATGCCTGA
- a CDS encoding adenine phosphoribosyltransferase, which produces MPDRQAAAEALRRLTVDVADWPEPGVTFKDITPVLADHDAFSAVIAALAAAGRDEHGAVAVDKVVGMEARGFILAAPVALALGVGFVPVRKAGKLPRETHAVSYTLEYGEATLELHRDAIAPGERVLLVDDVLATGGTVAATRRLVESCGGVATAVSVLMELGFLDPRATTGDLPVETLLTI; this is translated from the coding sequence ATGCCTGACCGGCAGGCCGCCGCGGAGGCGCTGCGGCGCCTCACGGTCGACGTCGCGGACTGGCCCGAGCCTGGCGTGACGTTCAAGGACATCACCCCGGTGCTGGCCGACCACGACGCGTTCTCGGCCGTCATCGCCGCGCTCGCCGCCGCCGGTCGTGACGAGCACGGTGCCGTGGCGGTCGACAAGGTCGTCGGCATGGAGGCGCGCGGCTTCATCCTCGCCGCCCCGGTCGCGCTGGCCCTCGGCGTCGGCTTCGTGCCGGTGCGCAAGGCCGGCAAGCTGCCGCGCGAGACCCACGCCGTCTCCTACACCCTGGAGTACGGCGAGGCGACGCTCGAGCTGCACCGCGACGCGATCGCGCCCGGTGAGCGGGTGCTGCTGGTCGACGACGTGCTCGCCACCGGCGGCACCGTGGCCGCCACCCGGCGGCTCGTCGAGTCCTGCGGAGGAGTCGCCACGGCGGTGTCGGTGCTCATGGAGCTGGGCTTCCTCGACCCGCGCGCCACCACCGGCGACCTCCCGGTCGAGACCCTGCTGACCATCTGA
- a CDS encoding RelA/SpoT family protein: MAEEQAPAQETRSAPLTARGMRARLARVGTRPPSSNPVLEPLFRAVRANHPKADLALIERAYHVADKWHTGQMRKSGDPYITHPLAVTTILADIGMTEPTLVAALLHDTVEDTPYTLDALRADFGDEVALLVDGVTKLDKVQYGDSAQAETIRKMIVAMARDIRVLVIKLADRLHNMRTLRYVPAASQERSSRETLDIYAPLAHRLGMNTLKWELEDLAFATLHPKIYDEIVRMVAERAPSRDQFLAEVVADIEADLKSAKINAKVTGRPKHYYSIYQKMIVGGRDFSDIYDLVGIRILVDEDRDCYSALGVIHSRWNPVLGRFKDYVAMPKFNMYQSLHTTVIGPQGKPVEVQIRTFSQHRRAEYGVAAHWKYKENNKAGVDTDKLGDQDDMTWVRQLLDWQSEVEDPGEFLESLRFEMNQAQVYVFTPRGDVIPLPAGSTPVDFAYAVHTEVGHHTIGSRVNGRLVPLESTLDNGDVVEVFTSKAPTAGPSRDWLNFVQSPRARSKIRQWFTKERREEAIERGKDQIAKLMRKEGLPLNRLMTHDVLVLVAEHFHHADVSALYAAVGEGNLSAQAVVRRVIDLHGGDEGAAEDLAEGVTITGRSRATKPGPTDAGVIVRGVDDLWVKLAKCCTPVPPDPILGFVTKGGGVSVHRKDCTNAASLLTQPERVLEVEWAPTSQTTFLVNIQVEALDRARLLSDITMALSDAHVNILSATLSTTRDRVAKSRFSFEMADAAHLDGVLRAVRAVPGVFDAYRVTA, from the coding sequence ATGGCAGAGGAGCAGGCGCCCGCGCAGGAGACGAGGTCGGCCCCGCTGACCGCCCGCGGCATGCGCGCCCGGCTCGCCCGGGTCGGCACCCGGCCGCCGTCGTCCAACCCGGTCCTGGAGCCGCTGTTCCGCGCCGTCCGGGCCAACCACCCCAAGGCCGACCTCGCGCTGATCGAGCGGGCGTACCACGTCGCCGACAAGTGGCACACCGGCCAGATGCGCAAGAGCGGCGACCCCTACATCACCCACCCGCTCGCGGTCACGACGATCCTCGCCGACATCGGCATGACCGAGCCGACCCTCGTCGCGGCCCTGCTCCACGACACGGTCGAGGACACGCCGTACACGCTCGACGCGCTGCGCGCCGACTTCGGCGACGAGGTCGCCCTGCTCGTCGACGGCGTCACCAAGCTCGACAAGGTGCAGTACGGCGACTCGGCGCAGGCCGAGACGATCCGCAAGATGATCGTCGCGATGGCCCGCGACATCCGGGTCCTCGTCATCAAGCTCGCCGACCGGCTCCACAACATGCGGACCCTGCGCTACGTCCCGGCGGCCTCGCAGGAGCGGTCCTCGCGCGAGACCCTCGACATCTACGCCCCGCTGGCCCACCGGCTCGGCATGAACACGCTCAAGTGGGAGCTCGAGGACCTCGCGTTCGCGACCCTCCACCCCAAGATCTACGACGAGATCGTCCGGATGGTCGCCGAGCGGGCGCCGTCGCGCGACCAGTTCCTCGCCGAGGTCGTGGCCGACATCGAGGCCGACCTCAAGTCCGCCAAGATCAACGCGAAGGTCACCGGCCGGCCGAAGCACTACTACTCGATCTACCAGAAGATGATCGTCGGCGGCCGCGACTTCTCCGACATCTACGACCTGGTCGGCATCCGCATCCTCGTCGACGAGGACCGCGACTGCTACAGCGCGCTCGGCGTGATCCACTCCCGCTGGAACCCGGTGCTGGGGCGGTTCAAGGACTACGTCGCGATGCCGAAGTTCAACATGTACCAGTCGCTGCACACGACGGTCATCGGCCCGCAGGGCAAGCCGGTCGAGGTGCAGATCCGCACCTTCTCCCAGCACCGTCGCGCGGAGTACGGCGTGGCCGCGCACTGGAAGTACAAGGAGAACAACAAGGCCGGCGTCGACACCGACAAGCTCGGCGACCAGGACGACATGACCTGGGTGCGCCAGCTGCTCGACTGGCAGAGCGAGGTCGAGGACCCGGGGGAGTTCCTGGAGTCGCTGCGCTTCGAGATGAACCAGGCGCAGGTCTACGTCTTCACGCCCCGCGGCGACGTGATCCCGCTGCCGGCGGGCTCGACGCCGGTCGACTTCGCGTACGCCGTGCACACCGAGGTCGGCCACCACACCATCGGCTCGCGGGTCAACGGCCGGCTGGTGCCGCTGGAGTCCACCCTCGACAACGGTGACGTCGTCGAGGTCTTCACCTCCAAGGCGCCCACCGCCGGCCCCTCGCGCGACTGGCTCAACTTCGTCCAGTCGCCGCGGGCGCGCTCCAAGATCCGCCAGTGGTTCACCAAGGAGCGTCGCGAGGAGGCGATCGAGCGCGGCAAGGACCAGATCGCCAAGCTGATGCGCAAGGAGGGTCTGCCCCTCAACCGCCTGATGACCCACGACGTGCTGGTGCTCGTTGCCGAGCACTTCCACCACGCCGACGTGTCCGCGCTCTACGCCGCGGTCGGCGAGGGCAACCTCAGCGCCCAGGCGGTCGTCCGGCGCGTCATCGACCTGCACGGCGGCGACGAGGGCGCGGCCGAGGACCTCGCCGAGGGCGTCACCATCACGGGCCGCTCCCGGGCGACCAAGCCCGGCCCGACCGACGCCGGCGTGATCGTGCGCGGCGTCGACGACCTGTGGGTCAAGCTCGCCAAGTGCTGCACGCCCGTCCCGCCCGACCCGATCCTCGGCTTCGTCACCAAGGGCGGCGGGGTCTCGGTGCACCGCAAGGACTGCACCAACGCCGCGAGCCTGCTCACCCAGCCCGAGCGGGTGCTGGAGGTCGAGTGGGCGCCCACCTCGCAGACGACGTTCCTGGTCAACATCCAGGTCGAGGCGCTCGACCGCGCGCGGCTGCTCTCCGACATCACGATGGCGCTCTCCGACGCCCACGTGAACATCCTCAGCGCGACGCTCTCCACCACCCGCGACCGGGTGGCCAAGAGCCGGTTCTCCTTCGAGATGGCCGACGCGGCCCACCTCGACGGCGTGCTCCGCGCCGTGCGCGCCGTGCCGGGCGTCTTCGACGCCTACCGCGTCACCGCCTGA
- a CDS encoding DUF349 domain-containing protein, producing MSADQQSDDASTPGGNAWGRVAEDGTVYVRTADGERSVGSYEAGTPAEALEFFTKRFDELEGKVHLLEQRVASGRLAPEEAGSSIKSLREQVVDAHAVGDLVSLAARLDALAPVVAAQRAARKEERAQKSAEAKAQKEQLVAEAERLAAGTDWRNGANRLRDLLSTWKELPRLDRATDDALWRRFSTARTTYTRHRKAHFAEEHERRDAARVIKERLATEAEALSSSTEWGPTAGRYRDLMREWKAAGPAPREVDDQLWQRFRGAQDTFFGARDAANAALDEEFSANAEVKDAILVEAEALVPVTDLEAAKKAFRDLADRWDAAGKVPRDRMKELEGRMRKVEQAIRAVEDEQWSRSDPEKSARADDMVSKLEAGIAETQARLDKAQAAGDDRRVKDLESELANKQAFLDMARKAAADFG from the coding sequence ATGAGCGCCGACCAGCAGTCCGACGACGCCTCGACGCCCGGCGGCAACGCCTGGGGCCGGGTGGCCGAGGACGGCACCGTCTATGTCCGTACCGCCGATGGCGAGCGATCCGTCGGGTCCTACGAGGCCGGCACGCCGGCCGAGGCCCTGGAGTTCTTCACCAAGCGCTTCGACGAGCTGGAGGGCAAGGTCCACCTCCTCGAGCAGCGCGTCGCGTCCGGTCGGCTGGCGCCCGAGGAGGCCGGGTCCTCGATCAAGTCCCTGCGCGAGCAGGTCGTCGACGCGCACGCCGTCGGCGACCTCGTGTCGCTGGCCGCGCGCCTCGACGCGCTCGCCCCGGTCGTCGCCGCCCAGCGCGCCGCCCGCAAGGAGGAGCGCGCCCAGAAGAGCGCGGAGGCCAAGGCCCAGAAGGAGCAGCTCGTCGCCGAGGCCGAGCGGCTCGCCGCCGGCACCGACTGGCGCAACGGCGCCAACCGGCTGCGCGACCTCCTGTCCACCTGGAAGGAGCTCCCCCGGCTCGACCGGGCCACCGACGACGCGCTGTGGCGCCGGTTCTCCACCGCCCGCACGACCTACACCCGGCACCGCAAGGCGCACTTCGCCGAGGAGCACGAGCGACGCGACGCCGCGCGGGTCATCAAGGAGCGCCTGGCGACCGAGGCCGAGGCGCTCTCCTCCTCCACCGAGTGGGGACCGACCGCGGGCCGCTACCGCGACCTGATGCGCGAGTGGAAGGCCGCCGGGCCCGCCCCGCGCGAGGTCGACGACCAGCTCTGGCAGCGCTTCCGCGGCGCGCAGGACACGTTCTTCGGTGCCCGCGACGCCGCCAACGCCGCCCTCGACGAGGAGTTCAGCGCCAACGCCGAGGTCAAGGACGCCATCCTCGTCGAGGCCGAGGCACTCGTCCCGGTGACGGACCTCGAGGCTGCGAAGAAGGCCTTCCGCGACCTCGCCGACCGCTGGGACGCCGCCGGCAAGGTCCCGCGCGACCGGATGAAGGAGCTCGAGGGCCGGATGCGCAAGGTCGAGCAGGCGATCCGTGCCGTCGAGGACGAGCAGTGGAGCCGCAGCGACCCGGAGAAGTCCGCCCGCGCCGACGACATGGTCTCCAAGCTCGAGGCCGGCATCGCCGAGACCCAGGCCCGGCTCGACAAGGCGCAGGCCGCCGGTGACGACCGCCGGGTCAAGGACCTCGAGTCCGAGCTCGCCAACAAGCAGGCGTTCCTCGACATGGCGCGCAAGGCCGCCGCCGACTTCGGCTGA
- a CDS encoding MBL fold metallo-hydrolase: MFIAGFPAGPWGTNCYVVATGPGAECVVIDPGKDSAAGVDQVVREHRLKPVSVLVTHGHVDHMWCVAPVAGTYDATAWIHPADRHLLSDPMAGMSRETTQMLLGGDYSWAEPDDVRELSDLAELELAGLRFVVDHTPGHTEGSVTFRSPYAQQDVSEVMFSGDLLFAGSIGRTDLPGGDHATMLRSLTDKVLPLADDVVVLPGHGEQTSIGRERATNPYLQDLAPRQDLR; encoded by the coding sequence GTGTTCATCGCTGGTTTCCCCGCCGGCCCCTGGGGGACCAACTGCTACGTCGTGGCGACGGGACCCGGCGCGGAGTGCGTCGTCATCGACCCCGGCAAGGACTCCGCAGCGGGTGTCGACCAGGTGGTGCGCGAGCACCGGCTCAAGCCGGTCAGCGTGCTGGTGACCCACGGCCACGTCGACCACATGTGGTGCGTGGCGCCGGTTGCCGGGACGTACGACGCGACGGCGTGGATCCACCCGGCCGACCGGCACCTGCTGTCCGACCCGATGGCGGGGATGAGCCGGGAGACCACCCAGATGCTGCTCGGCGGCGACTACTCGTGGGCCGAGCCCGACGACGTGCGCGAGCTGTCCGACCTCGCCGAGCTCGAACTGGCGGGCCTGCGCTTCGTGGTCGACCACACGCCCGGGCACACGGAGGGGTCGGTCACCTTCCGCTCGCCCTACGCCCAGCAGGACGTCTCCGAGGTGATGTTCTCCGGGGACCTGCTCTTCGCCGGGTCGATCGGGCGCACCGACCTCCCGGGCGGCGACCACGCCACGATGCTGCGCAGCCTGACCGACAAGGTGCTGCCCCTGGCCGACGACGTCGTCGTGCTGCCCGGCCACGGCGAGCAGACGTCGATCGGCCGCGAGCGGGCCACCAACCCGTACCTCCAGGACCTCGCTCCCAGACAGGACCTCCGATGA